In Neodiprion pinetum isolate iyNeoPine1 chromosome 6, iyNeoPine1.2, whole genome shotgun sequence, one genomic interval encodes:
- the LOC124221023 gene encoding serine--tRNA synthetase-like protein Slimp encodes MANVGIRLLSMKHVFFLGRLSLNLNVRTYVSALFVSGKRASESFAILSPYLDFDERFSDMDKLKNELKLRALDVDAESVKNSWDLYKSVISNRDALEQKRIDTASQIKGLNTSNAESVDNEEITRLKTVGKVLREDLKVVREILWELEDSVIPKILKLPNVLHKDTPAFDPVILYSYGNLNPGENSSCSSSHIDIGRRLGLLEYSSPMNYYLHNEAALFELAVLRLAADEFVHDNTMRVTGLDFARSIIVEATGLDHESPEDSFILQDNEEVEKHSVNRMHLIGGASLPSFLAMHTKQLINPKYFPLRYFASGRQYVPFNSRLREAGMFTACQSSVAEVFAMVKDSKSSEYAEEFERILDSAKLLYNSLCNHYRIVVRPARDLRPWESLRVSFELWSPYSNDYIEVGHLSLCGEYLSKRLLISCQTHYGRTFPSIISGTILSVPRLLGCLLEESPEEFVVPDIVREYMPA; translated from the coding sequence ATGGCGAATGTTGGTATAAGACTGTTGAGCATGAAACATGTCTTCTTTCTGGGACGCTTGTCACTGAATCTTAACGTGCGCACTTATGTTTCGGCACTCTTTGTATCTGGCAAAAGGGCTAGCGAATCGTTTGCGATTCTGTCCCCCTATCTCGACTTTGACGAGCGATTTTCAGACATGGATAAGTTGAAAAACGAGTTGAAATTGCGCGCTCTTGATGTCGATGCtgaaagtgtgaaaaattcatggGATTTGTACAAAAGTGTCATTTCAAATCGGGATGCATTGGAGCAGAAGAGAATTGACACAGCTAGTCAGATAAAAGGTCTAAACACAAGTAATGCCGAATCTGTAGACAATGAAGAAATTACTCGACTGAAAACAGTGGGCAAAGTATTAAGGGAGGATTTGAAAGTAGTCAGGGAAATCCTGTGGGAGCTTGAGGATTCCGTGATTCcaaaaattctgaaactaCCCAACGTTCTGCACAAAGACACGCCAGCTTTTGATCCGGTTATTTTGTATTCTTACGGAAACCTTAATCCCGGTGAGAATTCAAGTTGCTCGAGTAGCCACATTGATATTGGCAGGAGGTTGGGATTGCTGGAGTATTCAAGCCCTATGAATTACTATCTGCACAACGAGGCAGCCCTCTTTGAACTGGCCGTACTTCGATTAGCTGCCGATGAGTTTGTCCATGATAACACGATGCGGGTCACAGGTTTGGATTTTGCTCGCAGTATAATTGTAGAAGCTACTGGGCTGGACCATGAGAGCCCTGAAGATTCGTTCATCCTTCAAGATAATGAGGAAGTCGAAAAACATTCGGTTAATCGCATGCACCTTATCGGAGGTGCCAGTCTGCCTTCCTTCCTTGCAATGCATACCAAGCAGTTGATTAATCCGAAATACTTTCCGCTGAGGTATTTTGCCAGCGGTAGGCAGTACGTACCTTTTAATAGCCGTTTGCGGGAGGCTGGAATGTTCACAGCTTGTCAGTCATCTGTGGCAGAAGTTTTTGCTATGGTCAAAGACTCGAAGAGCAGCGAATACGCAGAGGAGTTTGAGAGGATCCTTGACTCCGCAAAGCTGTTATACAACAGCCTTTGCAATCATTACCGAATCGTAGTTAGACCAGCCAGAGATTTGAGGCCATGGGAAAGTTTGAGAGTATCGTTTGAGCTGTGGTCTCCTTATTCGAATGATTACATCGAAGTTGGCCACCTTTCTCTCTGTGGAGAATATCTTAGTAAGCGATTATTAATCAGTTGTCAAACTCATTACGGCAGAACTTTTCCTTCTATTATTTCTGGAACTATACTATCTGTACCAAGACTTCTGGGATGCCTACTCGAGGAGTCTCCAGAAGAGTTTGTTGTCCCAGACATAGTGCGAGAATATATGCCTgcataa